Genomic window (Brachyspira hampsonii):
ACAAAATATCGTTTCAAGAAATGGAAAATAAAATGCAGATATTAAAGCAGAAATTGATTGATTTTATTATAGATAGTTATTCTCCAGATATCATAATAGAGGCATTTAATGGATTTAGTTTTTATTTAAATGATAGGTTTCATAGAATAACCATAGATAGAGGAAATGTTCTATTAGATATAAATAAAAAAGAAATAAATATAGATAGTAAAGAAATATTAAAAAAATATATAGATGAAACAATAATTTTTAATTCTAATATTTAATATAATGTTAGTTGGAGGAGCGATGAGAGAGCTAAACTTTGTAGAAGATAATGGACTTTTTGGCATAACTTTTAAGTCTGACAATAAAGCAGAAGCTAACACTATTATGAATGCTATACAGAGGTTTATATCAAAAAATAGCAGCAATGAGAAAAAAGGAAATATTGATTTTTCTGTATGTCCTATAGGTGAGTACAAAGGAACTGTATGGATTCTAATAAATACTATTTCATTAAAACAATATCTTTCAAATTATAATTTGCAAGAAGGATATAGAAATAGAGTTATAGAAGAATTGAAAAAACGAGGTGAATATATTGATGATAACAATATAGAAGAAGGAGAAAAACCAATAAAAGAAATATCAAGAAAAACTGAGCTTGAAAATAAAATACAATCTATAACAAATGGCAGAGCATACAATGAACTGACAGGCGAAGAACTTGAGAAAATAATTCCATTAGATAAAGAATTATCAGCTTTATATAATACCACAGAAACTGCAAAACACATTTTACAAGGCAGAAAGTTTAATCATATCCGTGAACTTGAAAATAAAATAACACAGGGCAGAAGACTATCAGAACTTACTCTTGAAGAATTGGGAAAATTAAAAGAAATAACAATGATAGAGAGTTATAAAGAAGATATACAAAAAGAAATTGATAAAAGAGAAAATAAATCTTTTGAAGAAACATTAAAAGAAAACAATGAGATAATATCTTTCTAAGAAGATGAAGAACAGTCTAATTATAAAATATCTTCATAATACTAATCATCTGACTTATATTAATGTATAAATCACTTTCTTTTAACTCAGAAGCTATATTTTTAGCTATGTAGTATAATATTCTTTTTATAAAATTATTATTTCCGACTAATTGTATTTCAATAAGTATTTTTTACCATCTTTAGTTTTTGCTTTAACATCTAGAATAGACTCTTTTAAATTCTCATTTTCTGATAAGTTATAAGGATTAATAATTTCAAGATTACTCACAGATTCAAAACCAACATCATTTAAAACAGCATTAACAATATTTTCTCTAAAAAGATAGCTTCATCTCCTTCAGTACCGATTAAGTATCGTACAAATAAATCATTAAGTCTGTTAATCTCTTTCATAGTTTAATTATACTAAAAATGATTTAATTTGTCAAAATGTATATAGTTGATTTTGAGTATTATAAAAGTTATGGATATCTGATTATTGGGTATAATAAAATATTATACCACAATAAGTTATATATGAGGTATAATATTAATTATGTTGATATATTAAATTTCAAATTATTTGAAAAACTCAGAGAAAGGATTTTTAAAGTTGAATTTAAATTTACCTTTTTCAGATGTTTTTTTATGCGGTATGTTTACCTGAGTAGCTTCATCTAAACTCATCATAAGTATTCCAATAACGGCTGAATATGCAGGATTATTTGCTATATCTCTGATGCCTTCAATTTTATCAGGCACACCTATTCTGGCACTAATAGGGGCAGCACCTTTAACAGCAGTTTGATAAGCCTTAGCAAGTTCTACCAATCCCGGAAGCAAGGCACCTCCTCCTGTAAACACCATACCAGCAGAAAGAGAATCTATATACTTCATTTTATTTAATTCTTTTCCGCATAAGCTGAAAATTTCTTCTACTCTAGGCTGTATAATTTCAGTTAATACTCTTTTAGGTATAGTACGCATTTGTCCGCTTGCAGTAGGTACTTCAATAATTTCCTTTTCTCCAACCATATCTATAAATGCAAAACCATGATCTCTTTTTAATCTTTCAGCAGAAGGTATTGTGATTCTTAATCCTTCGGCTATATCATTAGTTATATGCTGACTTCCTACAGGTATAACAGCAGTATGCCAAACAGAACCTTCCAAATATACCATAATAGAAGTAGTGGAATGTCCTATATCAAATACCACTACGCCAAGCTCTTTTTCATCTTCAGTAAGACATGCTTCAGAACTTCCTCTTATATTAACTATAAAGTCTTTTCCGGAAAAACGCATTTTATTTAAAGTTTTTCTTAAATGTTCGCTTACATGTTTAAGCCCTGTTATGATATGCACTTTAGTTTCAAGTCTGGTTCCGGACATACCCACAGGATTTTTTATTTCATCTTGTCCGTCCAAAGAATATTCCTGTTCTATAGCTTCTATTATTTCTCTATCAGCAGGTATTAGTATATTTTTTGCACTTTCTAAAACTCTTTCTATTTCAGCAGGAGTAACTTCTTTATCTTTAGTATTAACACCTATTACACCTTTACTGTTTAATCCTTTTATATGATCCCCGCCTATTGCGGCAATTATATCAGGAGCTTGTAATCCGGCCATATGTTCAGCTTCATTTATAGATTTTTCTATAGCATTGGCAGCTGCATCTATATTGATAATAACTCCTTTTTTGATGCCTTCGCTTTCGCTTTCGCCTATACCTATAACATCTAATTTATCATTATTAACACGGGCAATGACAGTTTTTATTGATGCACTTCCTGCATCTAATCCTGCTAATATTGGCTCTTTCAAGTTTAAACTCCTAAATAATAATATTATGTTAATATTTTCGGTAAAAATAAAAGTATGATTAATGATTATTTTTTATGATTTTACTATGGTTTAATTAATTTAATGCTATTAGATATCAAATTATAAAATAACCCATTTGTTGTTTTCATAAGACATTACGAATGTTTGTCTTGCTTTTGAAGTAGTATCTTCTACTCTATCATAAACAGATGAATCGGCATCTATATAAGCCTTTTTTCCTTCCAATTTTATATCATAAACTTTTTCTATTTTAGTTTCAAATTCAAAATCTAATGAGGGATCGCTTTGTACATACTCATCAGCATTTTTTATATTTCTGCTTTTTCTTAATATTTCTTTATAATTTGTGGAATAGAATTTTTCATAAGCTATCCTTACGCTCTCCTGATTATAAGGCAATGAGTAAAACTCCTTTAAAGATGATAAAGCTAGATTTTTCAATTTATCTTCATCATATTCTTTGATTTCAACATTTTCTTTAAAATCTTCATCTTTTAGAATTATTTCAACTCTTTTAGTATTTTCTTTATTATTATTACTGCATGATATTGATGATAATATAGCAAATGATATTAATAATATATATTTAAACATTTATTAAAGTCCTTCCAATATAGATTTTCTTGTATTTTGAGGCGGCATAGCTTCTTTTTCTTTTATTCTAGTATCTGATGTTGTTGTAACATTATTCATATCTATATATTTTACAACGCTTGGTCTTTCTAATATTATTCTTATATCTCCATTCTGCCAGGCTACGGTATTGGCATTTAGAAAAGCTCCTTTAGTGTATTTAGCATTTAAAGCAGATAATAATTCAAGGAAATCAACTTGATTAGGCTGAAAATTTATAGTTATAGAATATAAAGCATCATTTTTAAATATGAAATATCCGCTTTTATAAAATTTATTTTCCTCTAATGCAAGGAATGTAGCACTTTCTTCAGCATTCAAATCTACAGTACCTGTCATATATTGTTTAGGCAAAGTCATAGTATTATCGCTTAATATAGCATTTATTGTATCTTGCCTTGTTGCCCCTAAAGTAATGTTTTTAAATCCTGTTATAGGAGTATCTATTACAGCAGGTTTTCTGCCCATTATAGCATCATTAGTTATATATTCATCATTATTCTGATTATTTTCTTCTGTTTGTGTATTATTTTGTGGCGGAATATAAGCATCATTTGTTGCATATTGAGAAAATAAACTGCATCCAAATACAAATATCAAAATAAATATATATTTTTTCATTTTTTATCCCAAATTTTTTATTTTATTCTTCTAATAAAACCTTATAAATACAATGTTGTTATATAGTATCGGTTATATTTTATTTCAAAATAGTAAATTTATTTTTCTGTTTTTTTATATTATATATACTTGCAAATTATGCAATTAAGGTTTATTTATTTAATTAAAAAAATTTGAAAAAATTATGAAATATATTATATTTTATTTATCAAAGGGTTTTTAGGAAATTAATTATGAATAAATACAATAGAGTTACAATCGTTTGCGGTCATTATGGAGTTGGTAAAACAACTTTTTCTATTAACTATAGTATGTATATTAGAAATTTTACATCTAAAGATATTTATATTGCTGATTTAGATGTTGTGAACCCTTATTTCAGATCCAGAGAGCATTCTTCGTATTTAGAAGAAAAAAATATAAAAGTTATAGGAAGTTACCTTCCGCAGTCAGGTTCTGATTTACCTGCGGTTTCTGCTGAAGTTTATTCTATTTTCGATAGAAAAGATATTATAGGCATAATTGATATGGGCGGCAATTCAGCAGGCAGTTTATCATTTGCTTCTTTTCGCGATAATGTTGATATTAATGAAACTGATGTTTTTTTTATTTTTAACGCTAACAGAAAAGAAAATTCTACTTTTGAATCGGCATTAGGACATCTTATTGATATAGAGTCTGTTCTTGGCTTAAAAGTTACAGGTATAATAAATAATACTCATTTAATGGATGAAACTTCTTTTGATGATATAGAAAGAGGAGAAAATATAGCGTATTATTTATCTAAAGAGAAAAATATTCCGATAAAATTTACTTGTATTAACAGCAAATTTTATCGTAACAATTCTAAAATATCAGCTAAATATGATTTATTTGTAATTGATTATGATATAAAAAAGATAGGAAATATTATATAGTTGATTTATGGATTATGCTAATGTCAGATTATATGAGATAGCCTCTATGTTATCGCCTAGTGTATATGAAACTATATTTTATAGTCAGTATCAAGGCCGTTCTGATAAAGATGCCATGATTTTAGATGATGAAACATTTGAGAGATGTCATGTATCTGATAATGTTTATAAGAATTTTCTATTTTCTAATGCTGCAAGGCTTGGAAAAAGTATTGATTATATAGGACTTAATCAGATGCATAGTGCTGTAATAGAAGATATGAAAATAACTGAAAATGAGATATCTGTAAAATTAAATGATATTATTTTAACTAATTTGGCTAATACTTTAATAGATATAAAATCTATGGATTTAAGATTGGAGCCTTTCTATATTACTTTATTATTTAAAGGTATAAATTATTATTCCAACAACTATATAGATGAGAATGAAAAATTAATACCTACTGATGAAAGCCCTGTAAATTCTGTATATCGTCAAGATCAATTATCTTTTATTAATGACAAGCATATAGATATAGTAATTTCAACGCAGTATGTAGATAATAAATTAAAATATATTATAATAAATTGCAGCAATATTGAAGTTGTTGAGTCTGCTAAAGATACTTGGAAAAATATTTTTAAAAATGACTTTTCTATGCTTTATGAATATTTTCAAAATATTAGAAAGTCTAGTAATTTGATAATGGAAGGAACTATTTATAAAACTATAATATCGGGATATGAAAAATTTATGGATGATTTTATAGATTTAGATGATTTTTAATTATATTTTATAATTTTATTTTTTATGGAAAATATTAAAAACTTACTTATACATTCTCCTAATTGGCTTGGAGATATAATCATGTCTATGCCTTCTATTCATTTAATAAAAGAAAAATATGAAGGCATAAAAATTACTGTAATGGCAAAAAAATCTATGTTTGGAATTTTTGAGGCTTCTGATTTAGTTGATGAATGTTTGGAAGTAAAAAGATTTCCTCATTTGAGAAAATATCATTTCGATGCTGCTTTGATTTTTCCTAATTCATTTGAAAGTGCTTTTAGAGTATTCGGGCATGGTATAAAAAGGCGTATAGGATATAAGGCTGATTATAGAAATTTTATGCTTACTGATGCAGTTGATAGAAAAGAAGTCAGGTGGATACATACATCGGATTATTATGTTAATTTACTTAAGGCTATTGGAATAAATGAACAAAGACCTAGTATTAAATTAAAAATAAAAGAAGATATATTAAATAAAGCAAAAGATTATTTAAAAACTGTGAATCCTGAGAATAAAAAAATATTTGCTTACGGAATAGGAGCAACTAATAGTGTAGGTAAGATTTGGAAAGAGGAGTATTTTGCAGAAGCTGCTAATTATTTGTCTAATAAATATGATGCTCTTACTTTATTTATTACTACTCCTAATGAAAAGGAGATATCTGATAAAATATCAGCAATGCTTTTAAAAGAGCCTATAATACCTTATATGTCATTAGATATGATAGCCGGTATTTTGAGCTTATGTAATGGTTTTATAGGCAATGATTCGGGAGCTATGCATTTGGCTTCTATTGTTGGGATACCGACTTTAGCATTATATTTTGCAACACCGGCATATCAAAATTCTCCTATTGGTATTAATAGTGAAATAATAGAAAAAAAGCCGGATAATCCTGCCTGTGTATGCGGCGGTAAAAAATGCAAATTAGAAACATTTGAATGCCGTAAGGTTATAAAGCCTAATGAGGTTATAAGCAAATTTGAATCAATAATATAATTTATATTATCGAATATGAAATTTACTTCTGTTTTGTTTTCCGTTTATTAAAGTATTTTTTATCCAAGAACTATTATCATTCATAGGAATCCATCTTCTCTCTTCAGCTCTATAATGCCAATCTTTATCTTCCTGATAATATATTTGTATTGTGCTGCCCTCATGTATATTTAATATTTCATTATCATGATAGTTAAATTCATCATAATCTGTGCAGGATTTCTGTCCCATTTCTGAGTAATATTCATTGAGCGACATTAATGATTCATTTAGTTTATCATCCATTTCTTTAACATTAAGCCCTAATTTTTTAGCCTCTCTTATAGTAATAGGGTAGTTATGAGAAGGATACGCAGAATTAAGCGAATTTGATATATTATCTATTAATTTTTGATCTTTCATATGGTATGATAGTATATCTTTGCATAGTTTTATTGATAAACTTGAGGCTCTGTCTACAGCCCCCAAAACTAAAGGGTGTATATATTTGTATATATGTTCATAAGGATTATTATCATTATTATTTGACTGCTCTTTCCATAACTTTATAACCCTAGCTAATTCGTCCTGACTGACATATACAAGACTATTATCTTTATTTACAGGGGATAATTCATGCTGAAGAGAAGTATCTACGGCAGTTATAAATGCTAAAGGTCCCATTTGTATCTCATCAGCACCCAAACAAAGCATTGTAGCGGCACTTGCAGCTTCTAAAGGCAGCAAAGCTACAACTTTTTTGGCAGACTCTCTAAGAAGATGTACTATTCTTAAAGAGGCCTGTCCGCTTCCTCCAGAACTTTTTATAAAGAAGTATATTTTATCGCATTTTCCTATATGTTTAAGTATATCAGAGAGTACAATTACATCATTTTGGCATACACTTCCGCCATTAGAGTTCCAATATGAAAGTAATGGGGCATCAAGCTGTTTAGTAATTTTATTAATAATCTCTTGAGTTTTAGAAAATAATATAGGCGGTTTAATAGTTTTCGTCTGCGATTTCTTATCAGCCATAGTATAAACCTCATTTTTAATTTACATAATTACATTTTTGAGTAATATTCTATATTAATAATAGATAATGTCAAATATTGATTTATTTTTTTGATTAAATTTGCTTGACAAATTAAGAAATTTAGTGTATAAAAGTTATATTATTATGCTTATTAATTAGTACAAGGAGTGCAATAAATTATGAAAAAGTTATTCGTAGTATTAACTTCAATTTTTATCGCTGCATCTGCTTACGGTTTAACAAACTCAACTTTGATTGATTTTGCTTTAACAGGTAATGCTGATAACTTACAAGCTGGAGAAGGTGATACAAATGAATTAGTTCCAGTTGCAGAAAATCTTTATAATGATAACTGGGTAGTATGGTTGAATGAATCTGCTAGATTAACAGAAAATCGCAGAAATTCTTATGTTACTAATGTAGATAGTAAAGGTAACAATGGTGCTTGGGAAGCTGGTAAAGTTCTTGGTATAAGAGTACATTTCCCATTAGCAGGTTGGAACAGCTATGCTTTAGTAAAACCAGTATATGAACTTGAAATGTATGGCGGTGCTGATGGTACTAAATATACAGAAGGTAAAGGTGTTATACATAATGTTGGCGAAATTAAATCTATAAGCTCTTGGGTTTACGGACGCAATTTCTTAGTTAGCTATTTTGTAAACTTACAAAATGAATATGGTCAATTAAAATCTTATCCTATGGGTGCTCTTTACTTCAATGGTTGGAGACAAGTAAGATGGGAAAACAGAGAATATTTACCTAATGTTCGCGACAGAGTATTAGTAAGAGAACCTCTTTATCCTAGAATGATCCCTTCTATTAAATTAGATTCTTTAGGTTTCTACAGAACTAAAGATACAGTTGGAGGAGATTTTATCACTTATGTTAAAGATGTAACAGTTGAGTATGATGTAGTAGTTGTTGATGCTGAAGAAGATATCGATGATGAAGGTACTTGGCAGATCTTAAAAACTGAAAATGACAGAAAACAAGCTATAGAAGCTGCTAGAATACGCGAGCAAGCTGAATTAAGAGCTCTTGAACAAAGACGTATCGGTGACGGTACTCAAGAACAAGGTGCTGCTGATCAAGGTGCTGCTGCTGATCAAGGTGCTGCTCAAGAACAAGCTCAATAATAAATTAGTTTGGAAATAAAAGGCTAATTAATAGATTAAGGGGAAACTTGATAGTTTCCCCTTTTTTTATTGTATTTTTTCTATTTTAGAATATAATTTTATTAAAATTATATTTAAGGAGTTATTTATGAGATTAATGAAAGAACCTCTAATAAATAAAGATGATACTCTATATATTTGTATTGATGAACAGGTTAAATTAGTTCCTGCTATATATGATATTGATACTGTTATCAAAAATACTAATATGCTTTTTAGAACTGCTGATATGCATAATATTCCTGTTTTAGTTACAGAACAGTATCCTAAAGGTCTTGGCGGTACTGATGAGAAAGTTAAGCTGCCAAAAAATTATAAACTTTTTGCTAAGGAATATTTTAGTATATTTGGTACTGAAGATTTTGTAAATGAGTTTAATTCTATCAATAAAAATAATATTGTAGTTTTTGGTATAGAAACTCATGTTTGCGTTTATTACAGTGTTGTTCATTTACTAGAAAATGGATATAATGTATATGTTGCCGCTGATGCCTGCTCTTCCAGAACTAAAGAAAGTAAAGATATAGCTTTAAAGCAAATGGCTAATCTTGGTGCTAATATAGTAACTACAGAGATGATCATATTTGGTCATATAGAAAATTGTAAGGTTCCTTGTTTTAAAGATGTTAGTAAATTATTAAAAGATAATTAATATATAATTTAGGAGAAATAAAATGGCTAGAAAAAAACTTATTGCCGGTAATTGGAAAATGAATAATTCCAATAAAGAAGCTTTAGAATTAGTTAATAGTTTGAAAGGTTTAGTTAAAGATGTTAAAGACAGAGATATTATGATAGCTCCTACATTCACTTGTCTAAGCGATGTTCATAATGCTATTAAAGGAACTAATATAAAATTAGGTGCTCAGAATTTATATTTTGAGGAAAAGGGTGCTTTTACAGGACAGATTTCTGCTGACATGCTTTTGGCTGTAGGATGTGAGTATGTTATCATAGGACACTCTGAATGCCGTGATATATTCGGTGAAAAAGATGAACTTATAAACAAAAAGGTAAAAAGAGCTTTAGATAAGAATCTTATACCTGTTTTATGTGTAGGCGAGCATTTAGAAGAAAGAGAAAAAGGAATTACTTCTGATATAGTAAGCAATCAAACTAAAGAAGCTTTCAAAGGTTTAAGTGAGGCAGAAGCTAAAAAAGTTGTTATAGCTTATGAACCTGTTTGGGCTATTGGTACAGGTAAAACTGCTACTCCTCAGGATGCAGATGATGTTCATAAAACTATTAGAGAAACTTTGAAATCTCTTTATAATGATTCTGTTGCTGAAGGTATGATTATACTTTATGGCGGAAGTGTTAATGAAAAGAATGCTGATGATTTGCTTAATATGCCTAATATAGATGGTGCTTTAGTAGGCGGTGCTTCTTTGGTTGCTGATAAATTTGCTAGAATAGTTAATTATATAGCTAAGTAAATTTAATTATTATATTGTATTTTAAGGGCAATGCTTTTTTAGTATTGCCCTTGTTTTATTTTGCAAAAAATATATAATATCTCATTATTAAATAATTTAAAAGAGCATAATAATTTGAAGATATTTAAATTGTTTTATATATTATTATTTGTTTTCTATTCAAATATTTTATTTTCTCAGCAGCCGCAAATTTCGCTTGTGAAGTTTTATATGTGCGATGGAAACATTGGGAATTCTAAAATATCTATGTATTTAAATATAATTGATGGAACTAATGTTTTGGGACAATATTATTATAAAAATATAAATCAATTTATAGATATAGAAGGGCATATTAATGAAAATAAATTATATATTGAGGAGAAAGTCAATAATCGTATAACAGGATATTTTAATGGAATAGTTTCTAATGATTTATTTTTTTCAGGGGAATGGACATCTCAAGATGGAGAAAATAAATATGATTTTTCATTTTATATGAATAAATCTTATCCTATAAATACTCTTGATATTATCAGTTTAGATTTGGAAGTTACATTAGATGACGGCAGAAAATTTGAATCGAGTAAAGATGCTGTAATAATAAAAAATGCAAAAAATCTTAATAATTTAGATAGAATTTCTTTAGATGTTGATGGAGTAAAATCTTTAAATACGAATAGAATAGCATTTATGCTTAATAATTCTATTATTGATGAATATAATGTGTGGAAAAAATCTGAAGAAAATAATGAGGATTTTCAATTAATAAAAGAAATAAATGTTTCTTATTTAGATGAGAATATAATATCATTTACTATATATAATTATTCTTATACGGGCGGAATTCATGGAATATATAATGCGGTGCCTGCTATATATTTAATTTCAACAGGTGAAAGAATAGGTTTGAATTTATCAGAGTTAATAGAAAATAAAAATGATAGGGAATTAGTTAATTTGATGAGAAGTAAATTACTCAGGAATTTTACAGAAAAAGATTTTTTTGATTTTTATTCTATTGAACTTAGTGATATTTATGATGTAACTCCATCTGGTATAACATTTATATGGCCTTTATATAAGATTGCCGATTATGCTCATGGTATTATAGAAATTGAGTTTACATATTTAGAGCTTAAGCCTTTTATAAAAAAAGATTCTAAATTTTGGTATTTGTTTAATAAATAGTTTATTGTTTTATATTCTATAGAGGACATATTTTATGAATGATAATGATATTCACCCAATAATGAAAGAGCTTACAAAAGTTACTAAAGAAATGCCTATGCCTGTTGTAACCGAAATAAAAATAATAACAAACAGAGATGCATATAAAATTTTAATATCTACAATGCTTTCACTTAGGACAAAAGATCCTACAACTAGAGATGCTTCTATGAGAT
Coding sequences:
- the ftsA gene encoding cell division protein FtsA, yielding MKEPILAGLDAGSASIKTVIARVNNDKLDVIGIGESESEGIKKGVIINIDAAANAIEKSINEAEHMAGLQAPDIIAAIGGDHIKGLNSKGVIGVNTKDKEVTPAEIERVLESAKNILIPADREIIEAIEQEYSLDGQDEIKNPVGMSGTRLETKVHIITGLKHVSEHLRKTLNKMRFSGKDFIVNIRGSSEACLTEDEKELGVVVFDIGHSTTSIMVYLEGSVWHTAVIPVGSQHITNDIAEGLRITIPSAERLKRDHGFAFIDMVGEKEIIEVPTASGQMRTIPKRVLTEIIQPRVEEIFSLCGKELNKMKYIDSLSAGMVFTGGGALLPGLVELAKAYQTAVKGAAPISARIGVPDKIEGIRDIANNPAYSAVIGILMMSLDEATQVNIPHKKTSEKGKFKFNFKNPFSEFFK
- a CDS encoding ATP/GTP-binding protein — translated: MNKYNRVTIVCGHYGVGKTTFSINYSMYIRNFTSKDIYIADLDVVNPYFRSREHSSYLEEKNIKVIGSYLPQSGSDLPAVSAEVYSIFDRKDIIGIIDMGGNSAGSLSFASFRDNVDINETDVFFIFNANRKENSTFESALGHLIDIESVLGLKVTGIINNTHLMDETSFDDIERGENIAYYLSKEKNIPIKFTCINSKFYRNNSKISAKYDLFVIDYDIKKIGNII
- a CDS encoding glycosyltransferase family 9 protein, which encodes MENIKNLLIHSPNWLGDIIMSMPSIHLIKEKYEGIKITVMAKKSMFGIFEASDLVDECLEVKRFPHLRKYHFDAALIFPNSFESAFRVFGHGIKRRIGYKADYRNFMLTDAVDRKEVRWIHTSDYYVNLLKAIGINEQRPSIKLKIKEDILNKAKDYLKTVNPENKKIFAYGIGATNSVGKIWKEEYFAEAANYLSNKYDALTLFITTPNEKEISDKISAMLLKEPIIPYMSLDMIAGILSLCNGFIGNDSGAMHLASIVGIPTLALYFATPAYQNSPIGINSEIIEKKPDNPACVCGGKKCKLETFECRKVIKPNEVISKFESII
- a CDS encoding SDH family Clp fold serine proteinase, with protein sequence MADKKSQTKTIKPPILFSKTQEIINKITKQLDAPLLSYWNSNGGSVCQNDVIVLSDILKHIGKCDKIYFFIKSSGGSGQASLRIVHLLRESAKKVVALLPLEAASAATMLCLGADEIQMGPLAFITAVDTSLQHELSPVNKDNSLVYVSQDELARVIKLWKEQSNNNDNNPYEHIYKYIHPLVLGAVDRASSLSIKLCKDILSYHMKDQKLIDNISNSLNSAYPSHNYPITIREAKKLGLNVKEMDDKLNESLMSLNEYYSEMGQKSCTDYDEFNYHDNEILNIHEGSTIQIYYQEDKDWHYRAEERRWIPMNDNSSWIKNTLINGKQNRSKFHIR
- a CDS encoding flagellar filament outer layer protein FlaA, which encodes MKKLFVVLTSIFIAASAYGLTNSTLIDFALTGNADNLQAGEGDTNELVPVAENLYNDNWVVWLNESARLTENRRNSYVTNVDSKGNNGAWEAGKVLGIRVHFPLAGWNSYALVKPVYELEMYGGADGTKYTEGKGVIHNVGEIKSISSWVYGRNFLVSYFVNLQNEYGQLKSYPMGALYFNGWRQVRWENREYLPNVRDRVLVREPLYPRMIPSIKLDSLGFYRTKDTVGGDFITYVKDVTVEYDVVVVDAEEDIDDEGTWQILKTENDRKQAIEAARIREQAELRALEQRRIGDGTQEQGAADQGAAADQGAAQEQAQ
- a CDS encoding isochorismatase family protein is translated as MRLMKEPLINKDDTLYICIDEQVKLVPAIYDIDTVIKNTNMLFRTADMHNIPVLVTEQYPKGLGGTDEKVKLPKNYKLFAKEYFSIFGTEDFVNEFNSINKNNIVVFGIETHVCVYYSVVHLLENGYNVYVAADACSSRTKESKDIALKQMANLGANIVTTEMIIFGHIENCKVPCFKDVSKLLKDN
- the tpiA gene encoding triose-phosphate isomerase, with product MARKKLIAGNWKMNNSNKEALELVNSLKGLVKDVKDRDIMIAPTFTCLSDVHNAIKGTNIKLGAQNLYFEEKGAFTGQISADMLLAVGCEYVIIGHSECRDIFGEKDELINKKVKRALDKNLIPVLCVGEHLEEREKGITSDIVSNQTKEAFKGLSEAEAKKVVIAYEPVWAIGTGKTATPQDADDVHKTIRETLKSLYNDSVAEGMIILYGGSVNEKNADDLLNMPNIDGALVGGASLVADKFARIVNYIAK
- a CDS encoding PdaC/SigV domain-containing protein, with the translated sequence MCDGNIGNSKISMYLNIIDGTNVLGQYYYKNINQFIDIEGHINENKLYIEEKVNNRITGYFNGIVSNDLFFSGEWTSQDGENKYDFSFYMNKSYPINTLDIISLDLEVTLDDGRKFESSKDAVIIKNAKNLNNLDRISLDVDGVKSLNTNRIAFMLNNSIIDEYNVWKKSEENNEDFQLIKEINVSYLDENIISFTIYNYSYTGGIHGIYNAVPAIYLISTGERIGLNLSELIENKNDRELVNLMRSKLLRNFTEKDFFDFYSIELSDIYDVTPSGITFIWPLYKIADYAHGIIEIEFTYLELKPFIKKDSKFWYLFNK